In Herbaspirillum sp. WKF16, one genomic interval encodes:
- a CDS encoding 1-aminocyclopropane-1-carboxylate deaminase, with protein MLALDKLFPRKTLGFFPSPLHKLERLSAMLDTEIWAKRDDVSSGLAFGGNKIRKLEWLVADALAKGCDTLVSIGNIQSNHTRQVCAAAAAVGMKSYTVQETWLEWDDPVYDKVGNILLTRIMGGNPIMAGYGYSTTEKDTWAKALEEVRKKGGKPYPIPAGASDHPLGGLGYANFADEVAMQEQQLGIFFDNIVVATCTGSTQAGMVVGFAAQDKRRRVIGIDTADDEAMTRRAVTKIANDTAELIASKGGKKVVLKDADIEIIPDYSGPAYGLPSEQTIAAIRTAAEMEAMLTDPVYEGKSIDGLIDMARKGHFKGQRVLYAHLGGAPALNAYYKAFEDPENLTKLAREARFKE; from the coding sequence ATGCTGGCACTCGACAAACTCTTCCCGCGCAAGACGCTGGGCTTCTTCCCCTCTCCCCTTCACAAGCTGGAGCGCCTGTCGGCGATGCTGGATACGGAAATCTGGGCCAAGCGCGACGACGTCTCTTCCGGCCTGGCCTTCGGCGGCAACAAGATCCGCAAGCTGGAGTGGCTGGTGGCCGATGCGCTGGCCAAGGGCTGCGACACGCTGGTCTCGATCGGCAACATCCAGTCCAACCACACGCGCCAGGTGTGCGCGGCGGCGGCGGCGGTGGGCATGAAGTCGTACACCGTGCAAGAGACCTGGCTGGAATGGGACGACCCGGTCTACGACAAGGTCGGCAACATCCTCTTGACCCGCATCATGGGCGGCAACCCGATCATGGCCGGCTACGGCTACTCCACCACCGAGAAAGACACTTGGGCCAAGGCGCTGGAAGAAGTGCGCAAGAAAGGCGGCAAGCCATACCCGATCCCGGCCGGCGCCTCCGACCATCCGCTGGGCGGCCTGGGCTACGCCAACTTCGCCGATGAAGTGGCGATGCAGGAACAGCAATTGGGCATCTTCTTCGACAACATCGTGGTGGCGACCTGTACCGGCTCCACCCAGGCCGGCATGGTGGTCGGCTTCGCGGCGCAGGACAAGCGCCGCCGCGTGATCGGCATCGACACCGCCGACGACGAGGCGATGACCCGCCGCGCCGTCACCAAGATCGCCAACGACACCGCCGAACTGATCGCCTCCAAGGGCGGCAAGAAGGTCGTGCTGAAGGACGCCGACATCGAGATCATCCCCGACTACAGCGGCCCGGCCTACGGCCTGCCCAGCGAGCAGACCATCGCCGCCATCCGCACCGCGGCCGAAATGGAAGCCATGCTGACCGACCCGGTGTATGAGGGGAAATCCATCGACGGCCTGATCGACATGGCCAGGAAGGGCCACTTCAAGGGCCAGCGCGTGCTGTACGCGCACCTGGGCGGCGCGCCCGCGCTGAACGCCTACTACAAGGCCTTCGAAGATCCGGAGAACCTGACCAAGCTGGCGCGCGAGGCGCGTTTCAAGGAGTAG
- a CDS encoding Lrp/AsnC family transcriptional regulator has protein sequence MSLDRMDKRILKALQKDGRIGNAELAKKLGMSATACWNHTRRLMDEGYVKEVRAILDPEKLGLPVLVTVGVVLDRSTPESFAEFEKAVREIAAVQECLLLAGEFDYWIKLRVKDLQAFNRLHASTLLRLPGVRQLRSFFVLNEVKNNPELVVE, from the coding sequence ATGTCGCTCGATCGCATGGACAAGCGCATCCTCAAGGCGCTGCAGAAGGATGGCCGAATCGGCAACGCCGAGCTGGCCAAGAAGCTGGGCATGAGCGCCACGGCTTGCTGGAACCACACCCGGCGGCTGATGGACGAGGGCTACGTGAAGGAAGTGCGCGCCATCCTCGACCCCGAGAAACTGGGGCTGCCGGTGCTGGTGACGGTGGGCGTGGTGCTGGACCGCTCGACGCCGGAGAGCTTCGCCGAGTTCGAGAAGGCGGTGCGCGAGATCGCCGCGGTGCAGGAGTGCCTGTTGCTGGCCGGCGAGTTCGACTACTGGATCAAGCTGCGCGTGAAGGACCTGCAGGCCTTCAACCGCCTGCACGCCAGCACGCTCTTGCGCCTGCCGGGCGTGCGCCAGCTGCGTTCGTTCTTCGTGCTCAACGAGGTGAAGAACAATCCAGAACTTGTGGTCGAGTGA
- the pip gene encoding prolyl aminopeptidase, translating into MTSAAPQLADSDSISTPRTFYPPIEPYDKGLLDVGGHRVYWEVCGNPQGKPVVFLHGGPGGGSGPSHRRLFNPEKYRIVLFDQRGCGRSLPHANLDANTTWDLVADIERLREMLKIERWQVFGGSWGSTLALAYAETHPERVTELVLRGIFLMRRAELLWYYQEGASWMAPDRWEEFLAPIPEDERGDLITAYRKRLTGNDEAAKLQAARAWSRWEAGTITLVSDQRLIDSFNDALFALAFARIENHYFFNNGFMEEGQLLSNASRLKDIPGVIVQGRYDLATPPKSAWDLHKAWAGSELHLVDGAGHAYNEAGILDKLIGATDRFADR; encoded by the coding sequence ATGACTTCAGCCGCGCCCCAGCTTGCCGATTCCGATTCCATTTCCACGCCGCGCACCTTCTATCCGCCTATCGAGCCTTACGACAAGGGCTTGCTGGACGTCGGCGGCCATCGCGTGTACTGGGAAGTGTGCGGCAATCCGCAGGGCAAGCCGGTGGTGTTCCTGCATGGCGGCCCCGGCGGCGGCAGCGGGCCTTCGCATCGCCGCCTGTTCAATCCCGAGAAATACCGTATCGTGCTGTTCGACCAGCGCGGCTGCGGGCGTTCGCTGCCGCATGCCAACCTGGACGCCAACACCACCTGGGACCTGGTGGCCGACATCGAACGCCTGCGCGAGATGCTCAAGATCGAGCGATGGCAGGTCTTCGGCGGCTCCTGGGGCAGCACGCTGGCGCTGGCCTACGCCGAGACGCATCCGGAGCGCGTGACCGAGCTGGTGCTGCGCGGGATCTTCCTGATGCGCCGGGCCGAGCTGCTCTGGTACTACCAGGAAGGCGCCTCGTGGATGGCGCCGGATCGCTGGGAAGAATTCCTCGCCCCCATCCCGGAAGACGAGCGCGGCGACCTCATCACCGCCTACCGCAAGCGCCTGACCGGCAACGACGAGGCCGCCAAGCTGCAGGCCGCGCGCGCCTGGAGCCGCTGGGAGGCCGGCACCATCACGCTGGTGTCGGACCAGCGCCTGATCGATTCCTTCAACGACGCCTTGTTCGCGCTGGCCTTTGCGCGCATCGAGAATCACTACTTCTTCAACAATGGATTCATGGAGGAGGGCCAACTGCTGTCCAATGCGTCTCGCCTGAAGGACATCCCCGGCGTGATCGTGCAAGGGCGCTACGACCTTGCCACGCCGCCGAAGTCGGCGTGGGATTTGCACAAGGCCTGGGCGGGTTCGGAGCTGCATCTGGTCGATGGCGCAGGGCATGCTTATAACGAGGCGGGCATCCTGGATAAATTGATCGGCGCGACTGACCGGTTTGCGGATCGTTGA
- a CDS encoding type II toxin-antitoxin system RelE/ParE family toxin, whose amino-acid sequence MSPRAFKTRWFDREARRMGIPDSELSKVVRQLMLGQGDDLGGGVWKKRMSRNANRAIVLAKGRRHYFFVFVFAKNAMQNIQDDELQQFRKLAGIYAAYGVDELVRLCAVGALLEIEHEK is encoded by the coding sequence ATGTCCCCAAGGGCGTTCAAGACAAGATGGTTTGACAGGGAAGCCCGCAGGATGGGCATCCCGGACAGCGAGTTGAGCAAGGTGGTGCGGCAGCTGATGCTCGGCCAGGGCGATGATCTGGGCGGGGGCGTGTGGAAGAAGCGGATGAGCCGCAATGCCAATCGGGCGATCGTGCTAGCCAAGGGAAGGCGGCATTATTTCTTCGTGTTTGTCTTTGCCAAGAATGCGATGCAAAACATCCAGGACGATGAATTGCAGCAATTTCGCAAACTGGCCGGTATCTATGCGGCCTATGGCGTGGATGAGCTGGTGCGATTGTGCGCAGTGGGCGCCTTGTTGGAGATTGAACATGAAAAATGA
- a CDS encoding MDR family MFS transporter: MNAAAKPLGANGEKADAAAWLAVAAGTLGALMATLDISIVNSSLPTIQGEIGASGTEGTWIATAYLVAEIVIIPMSAWLERLLGLRVLLLGAASLFTMFSVLCGLSTTLTMMIVGRVGQGFTGGALIPTAMTIIATRLPRAQQPVGNAMFGATAILGPVLGPVLGGWLTENVSWHYAFFINLPVGAALITLLLVAIPYERPKFEQLAEADWFGIAGLALGLGGLTVVLEEGEREQWFSSPDIRWLAAASVLGFILLAIGQVRARHPVIQLRLLRDRQFGSVVMMAMIVGVALYGTAYVIPQFLSGIAGYNSLQSGWVVLLSGVPMILMMPFTPMLMRLVDIRIAVGTGFLLLAMSAFIETDLSPLSYGGSFVASQLMRGVGTVLAMLFLNQAAIRSVPASQAGDASGLYSAARNLGGSLALASIAVIQDQRLWLHSRRLEESLSANSELVQSTIAAQGHLLGGQDTAIRLLGSTIQAQALTMTYADLFWMLGVAILCVTPLVLFLRPLPTHAAPVASH; the protein is encoded by the coding sequence TTGAACGCCGCCGCCAAGCCTCTCGGCGCCAACGGCGAGAAGGCCGACGCCGCGGCCTGGCTGGCGGTGGCGGCCGGCACGCTGGGCGCGCTGATGGCGACGCTGGACATCTCCATCGTCAACTCGTCGCTGCCCACCATCCAGGGCGAGATCGGCGCCTCCGGCACCGAAGGCACCTGGATCGCCACTGCCTACCTGGTGGCCGAGATCGTGATCATTCCGATGTCGGCCTGGCTGGAGCGCCTGCTCGGACTGCGCGTGCTGCTGCTGGGCGCAGCCAGCCTGTTCACCATGTTCTCGGTGCTGTGCGGACTGTCGACCACGTTGACCATGATGATCGTCGGCCGCGTCGGCCAGGGTTTTACCGGCGGCGCGCTGATCCCCACGGCCATGACCATCATCGCCACCCGGCTGCCGCGCGCGCAGCAGCCGGTGGGCAACGCCATGTTCGGCGCCACCGCCATCCTCGGGCCGGTGCTGGGGCCGGTGCTGGGCGGCTGGCTCACCGAGAACGTCAGCTGGCACTACGCCTTCTTCATCAACCTGCCGGTGGGCGCGGCCCTGATCACACTGCTGCTGGTGGCGATCCCATATGAACGTCCCAAGTTCGAGCAACTGGCCGAGGCCGACTGGTTCGGCATTGCCGGCCTGGCGCTGGGCCTCGGTGGGCTGACCGTGGTGCTGGAGGAGGGCGAGCGCGAGCAGTGGTTCTCCTCGCCCGACATCCGCTGGCTGGCCGCCGCGTCGGTGCTGGGCTTCATCCTGCTGGCGATCGGCCAGGTCCGCGCCCGGCATCCGGTGATCCAGCTGCGCCTGTTGCGCGACCGCCAGTTCGGTTCGGTGGTGATGATGGCGATGATCGTCGGCGTGGCGCTGTACGGCACCGCCTACGTGATCCCGCAGTTCCTCTCCGGCATCGCCGGCTACAACTCGCTGCAGTCGGGCTGGGTGGTGCTGCTCTCGGGCGTGCCGATGATCCTCATGATGCCGTTCACGCCGATGCTCATGCGCCTGGTCGACATCCGCATCGCGGTGGGCACCGGCTTCCTGCTGCTGGCCATGTCGGCCTTCATCGAGACCGACCTCAGCCCGCTCTCGTACGGCGGCTCCTTCGTCGCCTCGCAGCTGATGCGCGGCGTCGGCACGGTGCTGGCGATGCTGTTCCTGAACCAGGCGGCGATCCGCTCGGTGCCGGCCTCGCAGGCGGGCGACGCCTCGGGCCTCTACAGCGCGGCGCGCAACCTGGGCGGCTCGCTGGCGCTGGCCAGCATCGCCGTGATCCAGGACCAGCGCCTGTGGCTGCACAGCCGCCGGCTGGAAGAAAGCCTGTCGGCCAACTCCGAGCTGGTGCAGTCCACCATCGCCGCCCAGGGCCACCTGCTGGGCGGCCAGGATACCGCCATCCGCCTCCTGGGCAGCACCATCCAGGCGCAGGCGCTGACCATGACCTACGCCGACCTGTTCTGGATGCTGGGCGTGGCCATTCTTTGCGTCACACCGCTGGTGCTGTTCCTGCGTCCCTTGCCGACCCACGCCGCGCCGGTGGCCTCACACTGA
- a CDS encoding OmpW/AlkL family protein yields the protein MKKIVTIAAAAAALSSAFAIPAFAQEAQSPWLVRVRAVNISPDNKSDPVAGVTTASDQLTVSSKTIPEIDISYFFTPNIAAELILTYPQEHDVRLSGQKIGSFKHLPPTLLVQYHFTPESRFSPYVGAGINYTRISDVNVLNGAAKLDSNSVGGALQAGLDVKIDKHWLINFDIKKVQISSDVKVGGVKVSSVKIDPWLFGVGVGYRF from the coding sequence ATGAAAAAAATCGTGACCATCGCTGCCGCGGCAGCCGCCCTCTCTTCCGCTTTCGCCATTCCCGCCTTCGCGCAGGAAGCCCAAAGCCCGTGGCTGGTGCGCGTGCGCGCCGTCAACATCAGCCCGGACAACAAGTCCGATCCGGTCGCCGGCGTGACCACGGCATCGGACCAGCTCACCGTCAGCTCCAAGACCATTCCCGAAATCGACATCAGCTATTTCTTCACCCCGAACATCGCCGCCGAATTGATCCTGACCTACCCGCAGGAACATGACGTGCGCCTGTCGGGCCAGAAGATCGGCAGCTTCAAGCACCTGCCGCCGACCCTGCTGGTGCAGTACCACTTCACGCCTGAGTCGCGCTTCTCGCCCTATGTCGGCGCCGGCATCAACTACACCCGCATCTCCGACGTGAACGTGCTCAACGGCGCGGCCAAGCTCGACAGCAACAGCGTCGGCGGCGCGCTGCAGGCCGGCCTGGACGTCAAGATCGACAAGCACTGGCTGATCAACTTCGACATCAAGAAGGTGCAGATTTCCAGCGACGTGAAGGTCGGCGGCGTCAAGGTCAGCTCGGTGAAGATCGATCCGTGGCTGTTCGGCGTTGGCGTCGGCTATCGTTTCTAA
- a CDS encoding HlyD family secretion protein — MTDATTSNTGGQGNPGQDNNGKQKKRMSPRARFILRALMVIALVIVAAWILYYQFRGKYLESTNDAFVYADSVTVSPKVSGYVEQVFVADNQDVKAGQPLVRIDPRDYSAQAAQSKAQIDAAGASEEAARAQLAEQKAAIDQARAQLASAEEDARFAAAEVERYTPLAASGAETRERLTTLRNQSAQARSTVAARRAALDAAQLRVHSIQAQVRQAQAQGETAKAQYDAAAVNLGSTEVRASVDGRIGDKQVRVGQFVSAGTRMMTVVPSNFYVTANYKETQIGMMRIGQPAVIKVDALPGLEFQGHVESISPGTGAQFSLLPPQNATGNFTKIVQRVPVRIAVDASPQDRKVFVAGLSVTVEVNTIAARDEARAQRERNSEANATVDAKPAKEPR, encoded by the coding sequence ATGACAGACGCCACAACAAGCAATACCGGGGGGCAAGGGAACCCCGGGCAGGACAACAACGGCAAGCAGAAGAAACGCATGAGCCCGCGCGCCAGGTTCATCCTGCGCGCGCTGATGGTGATCGCGTTGGTGATAGTGGCGGCGTGGATCCTCTATTACCAGTTCCGCGGCAAGTACCTGGAGAGCACCAACGACGCCTTCGTCTATGCCGACAGCGTGACCGTCTCGCCCAAGGTGTCCGGCTACGTCGAGCAAGTGTTCGTGGCCGACAACCAGGACGTGAAGGCCGGCCAGCCGCTGGTGCGCATCGACCCGCGCGACTACTCGGCGCAGGCCGCGCAGTCCAAGGCGCAGATCGACGCCGCCGGCGCCAGCGAGGAAGCCGCCCGTGCGCAGCTGGCCGAGCAGAAGGCCGCGATCGACCAGGCCCGCGCGCAGCTGGCGTCGGCCGAGGAAGACGCCCGCTTCGCCGCCGCCGAGGTCGAGCGCTACACGCCGCTGGCGGCTTCCGGCGCTGAGACGCGCGAGCGCCTGACCACGCTGCGCAACCAGTCGGCCCAGGCCAGGTCCACCGTGGCTGCGCGCCGCGCGGCGCTGGATGCGGCGCAGCTGCGCGTGCATTCGATCCAGGCCCAGGTGCGCCAGGCCCAGGCCCAGGGCGAGACCGCCAAGGCGCAATACGACGCCGCCGCCGTCAATCTCGGCTCCACGGAAGTGCGCGCCAGCGTCGACGGCCGCATCGGCGACAAGCAGGTGCGCGTCGGCCAGTTCGTCTCGGCCGGCACGCGCATGATGACCGTGGTGCCGAGCAATTTCTACGTCACCGCCAACTACAAGGAAACCCAGATCGGCATGATGCGCATCGGCCAGCCCGCCGTGATCAAGGTGGACGCCTTGCCGGGCCTGGAATTCCAGGGCCATGTGGAAAGCATCTCGCCCGGCACCGGCGCCCAGTTTTCATTGCTGCCGCCGCAGAACGCCACCGGCAACTTCACCAAGATCGTCCAGCGCGTGCCGGTGCGCATCGCCGTGGACGCTTCGCCGCAGGACCGCAAGGTGTTCGTGGCCGGGCTGTCGGTGACGGTGGAGGTCAACACCATTGCCGCCCGCGATGAAGCGCGCGCGCAGCGCGAGCGCAACAGCGAAGCCAATGCCACGGTGGATGCGAAGCCGGCCAAGGAGCCGCGTTGA
- a CDS encoding fatty acid desaturase, which produces MPHRKIIRSWVIPISQRSTAIALLLSAIDFSLFGLALAAIIMVPWMLAKIALGVVAGFIIGRLFILGHDACHQSFTPNRKLNTWLGRLLFMPSLTPYSLWAIGHNVVHHGYTNLKSFDFVWQPRTLEEFRALPRWRRQLERVYRSGLGPGLYYMIDMWWKRMYFPSKKQMPTRRAEFMWDGVLVTAVAAVWIAGLAWAASATEQSFWGLFITGFLIPIMFWKAMMGFVVYVHHTHTSVAWYEDKTTWAAAQPFVSTTVHLTFGRGWGALLHHIMEHTAHHVDMSVPLYRLKKAQKKLETMLPGRIVIQKFSWGWYFDTARRCKLYDFKRLCWTDFRGRPTSTPLPMPEMNAAGEA; this is translated from the coding sequence ATGCCCCACCGCAAGATCATCCGCTCCTGGGTGATCCCGATCAGCCAGCGCAGCACGGCCATCGCCCTGCTGCTCTCGGCCATCGATTTCAGCCTGTTCGGCCTGGCCCTGGCGGCCATCATCATGGTGCCGTGGATGCTGGCCAAGATCGCGCTTGGCGTGGTCGCCGGCTTCATCATCGGCCGCCTGTTCATCCTCGGCCACGATGCCTGCCACCAGAGCTTCACGCCCAACCGCAAGCTCAACACCTGGCTCGGCCGCCTGCTGTTCATGCCCTCGCTCACGCCCTACAGCCTGTGGGCCATCGGGCACAACGTGGTGCACCACGGCTACACCAATCTCAAGAGCTTCGACTTCGTCTGGCAACCGCGCACGCTGGAAGAATTCCGCGCCCTGCCGCGCTGGCGCCGCCAGCTGGAACGCGTCTATCGCAGCGGCCTGGGCCCCGGCCTGTACTACATGATCGACATGTGGTGGAAGCGCATGTACTTCCCCTCGAAGAAGCAGATGCCGACGCGTCGCGCCGAATTCATGTGGGACGGCGTGCTGGTCACCGCCGTGGCGGCGGTGTGGATCGCAGGCCTGGCCTGGGCCGCGAGCGCGACGGAGCAATCGTTCTGGGGCCTGTTCATCACCGGCTTCCTGATCCCGATCATGTTCTGGAAGGCCATGATGGGCTTCGTGGTGTACGTGCACCACACCCACACCTCGGTCGCCTGGTACGAGGACAAGACCACCTGGGCCGCCGCGCAGCCCTTCGTCTCGACCACCGTGCACCTGACCTTCGGCCGCGGCTGGGGCGCGCTGCTGCATCACATCATGGAGCACACCGCCCACCACGTCGACATGAGCGTGCCGCTGTATCGCCTGAAGAAGGCGCAGAAGAAGCTGGAGACCATGCTGCCCGGCCGCATCGTGATCCAGAAGTTCTCCTGGGGCTGGTACTTCGACACCGCGCGCCGCTGCAAGCTGTACGACTTCAAGCGCCTGTGCTGGACCGACTTCCGCGGCCGCCCGACCAGCACGCCGCTGCCGATGCCGGAAATGAACGCCGCCGGCGAAGCCTGA
- a CDS encoding efflux transporter outer membrane subunit produces the protein MMTMHKTIHPFPAARLVALAAAALLAGCALGPDYAGPPEAAPHAGAGGRFVRAGADADAAIPANRWWEGLGDPLLNSLVQRALEANPNLGVARARLLQSRAALGLEEANAAPSVGASALAAHARLPPVNLQGLSGSSNSSSSSSSSPTSVNLYSLGFDASWEVDLFGAHRRAVQAAGAGAQAAEASLADVQVSLAAEVANAYINLRDRQQRLALGEQSVKAQENMLALTGQRVERGTASSLDQIRIQNQLDGTRADLVPLQAERDAYLNQLATLLGQEPGALDNELAAIAPVPLPPQQVAVGDPAALLRRRPDVRAAERTLASDTAKIGQAEAARYPSLKLFGVLGLGGTHPSDLTRLDDFAAIGAPMLSWNFLDFGRAKARVTQAERVRDEAEMKYRQAVLEALRDAEDSLSRFRYGRVTVATVARSKASADRALALASQRYQAGTGTLIEVLDTTRQQLVAQQNLLQAEANLTRSFVGIQKALGLGWSDQS, from the coding sequence ATCATGACTATGCACAAGACCATTCATCCATTTCCCGCCGCGCGCCTGGTCGCGCTGGCCGCCGCCGCGCTGCTGGCCGGCTGCGCGCTCGGTCCCGACTATGCCGGTCCGCCGGAGGCCGCGCCCCACGCCGGCGCCGGCGGCCGCTTCGTGCGCGCCGGCGCCGACGCCGATGCCGCCATCCCCGCCAACCGCTGGTGGGAAGGGCTGGGCGATCCCCTGCTCAACAGCCTGGTGCAGCGCGCGCTGGAGGCCAATCCCAATCTCGGCGTGGCGCGCGCCCGGCTGCTGCAGTCGCGCGCCGCGCTGGGGCTGGAGGAGGCCAACGCCGCGCCCAGCGTCGGCGCCTCGGCGCTGGCGGCGCATGCGCGGTTGCCGCCGGTGAACCTGCAAGGACTGTCGGGCTCCTCGAATTCCTCTTCGTCCTCCTCGTCGTCGCCGACCAGCGTCAACCTCTACAGCCTGGGCTTCGACGCCAGCTGGGAGGTCGACCTGTTCGGCGCCCACCGGCGCGCGGTGCAGGCCGCCGGCGCCGGCGCCCAGGCGGCCGAGGCCTCGCTGGCCGACGTCCAGGTCAGCCTGGCGGCCGAAGTGGCCAATGCCTACATCAACCTGCGCGACCGCCAGCAGCGCCTGGCGCTGGGCGAGCAATCGGTCAAGGCGCAGGAAAACATGCTGGCGCTGACCGGTCAGCGCGTCGAGCGCGGCACTGCATCGTCGCTGGACCAGATCCGCATCCAGAACCAGCTCGACGGCACCCGCGCCGACCTGGTGCCGCTGCAGGCCGAGCGCGACGCTTACCTGAACCAGCTGGCCACGCTGCTGGGGCAGGAGCCGGGCGCGCTGGACAACGAGCTGGCCGCTATCGCGCCGGTGCCGCTGCCGCCGCAGCAGGTCGCGGTGGGCGACCCGGCGGCGCTGTTGCGTCGCCGCCCCGACGTGCGCGCGGCCGAACGCACGCTGGCCTCCGACACCGCCAAGATCGGCCAGGCTGAGGCGGCGCGCTATCCCAGCCTGAAGCTGTTTGGCGTGCTCGGCCTGGGCGGCACGCATCCGTCCGACCTCACCAGGCTGGACGACTTCGCCGCCATCGGCGCGCCCATGCTGAGCTGGAATTTCCTCGACTTCGGTCGCGCCAAGGCGCGCGTCACGCAGGCCGAGCGCGTGCGCGACGAGGCCGAGATGAAGTATCGCCAGGCGGTGCTGGAGGCGCTGCGCGATGCCGAGGACTCGCTCTCGCGCTTCCGCTACGGCCGCGTGACGGTGGCCACCGTGGCGCGCAGCAAGGCTTCTGCCGACCGTGCGCTGGCGTTGGCCAGCCAGCGCTACCAGGCCGGCACCGGCACGCTCATCGAGGTGCTGGACACCACGCGCCAGCAGCTCGTCGCGCAGCAGAACCTGTTGCAGGCCGAGGCCAACCTGACGCGCAGCTTCGTGGGCATCCAGAAGGCGCTGGGCCTGGGCTGGTCGGATCAGTCCTGA
- a CDS encoding MarR family winged helix-turn-helix transcriptional regulator: protein MSTSFTNDYTEAADALRDFYLRSHRALDKLMGTQGTTLARAKMLVHIGRNGPLRSTDLAEAFGFAPRTITEAVDGMERDGLVERIADTGDRRVKQISLTELGREVLCTSEPLKQRFGQRLFEALDQKETRQLALLLNKLNSRLAELEGEMSEAAAEAHGKRGRK from the coding sequence ATGTCCACCAGCTTTACAAACGACTACACCGAAGCCGCCGACGCCCTGCGCGATTTCTACCTGCGTTCGCACCGGGCGCTGGACAAGCTCATGGGCACCCAGGGCACCACGCTGGCGCGCGCCAAGATGCTGGTCCACATCGGCCGCAACGGCCCGCTGCGCTCGACCGACCTGGCCGAAGCCTTCGGTTTCGCCCCGCGCACGATTACCGAGGCGGTCGACGGCATGGAGCGCGACGGTCTGGTGGAACGAATAGCCGATACCGGCGATCGCCGGGTGAAGCAAATCTCTTTGACAGAATTGGGCCGGGAAGTGCTATGCACATCGGAACCGTTGAAGCAGCGCTTCGGCCAGCGCCTGTTCGAGGCGCTGGACCAGAAAGAGACGCGCCAGCTGGCGTTGCTGTTGAACAAGCTCAACAGCCGGCTGGCGGAATTGGAAGGAGAGATGTCAGAGGCCGCGGCGGAGGCGCACGGCAAGCGCGGCCGTAAATAG
- a CDS encoding helix-turn-helix domain-containing protein yields MKNERKSAQPAASVKAGAKRRKMTAGAMPGHALKQERASYGARTAGKARSAAFASIHSAVQDLHDADGIDLVTMRNFDQACLSDQALNAQDVRSIRRSSGVSQSVFARYLGTSESTVKQWESGAKQPSGMARTLLNAVRKHGIAVLS; encoded by the coding sequence ATGAAAAATGAACGGAAATCCGCTCAGCCTGCGGCAAGCGTGAAGGCCGGGGCCAAGCGCAGGAAAATGACGGCGGGCGCGATGCCCGGCCATGCGTTGAAGCAGGAGCGCGCCTCTTATGGCGCGCGTACTGCGGGCAAGGCGCGCAGCGCCGCCTTTGCGTCGATCCATAGCGCCGTGCAGGATCTGCACGACGCCGACGGTATCGACCTGGTGACCATGCGCAATTTCGATCAGGCCTGTCTGTCGGACCAGGCTCTCAATGCGCAGGACGTGCGCAGCATCCGGCGCAGCAGCGGCGTGAGCCAGTCCGTGTTCGCCCGTTACCTGGGAACCAGCGAATCCACCGTCAAGCAATGGGAGTCCGGTGCCAAGCAGCCCAGTGGCATGGCGCGCACCTTGCTGAATGCCGTGCGCAAACACGGTATTGCGGTGCTGTCCTGA